The following coding sequences are from one Halobaculum marinum window:
- a CDS encoding alpha/beta fold hydrolase, which produces MGPTEGSVDAVRADDRVEVTHRDGVYALEPADGEATTALVFYPGGHVTADAYLESLAPLAARANVAVYVPEMPLQFAVLDPAAADQVIDAHPDVDRWLVGGHSLGGAMACRYASGHPERVDGLVLLAAYCEADRSPTVPTLSVTGSADIVLDRDTYRSRLAVLPPDATVVELDGVNHSQFGAYTGQRGDAPSSIDYATAHDRLADVVVPWVAALADGNTTADTTASAFAHADVVPTSHAPVRQRAATPPRTGRAAPR; this is translated from the coding sequence TTGGGGCCGACCGAGGGCTCCGTCGACGCCGTCCGCGCGGACGACCGCGTCGAGGTGACCCACCGCGACGGCGTGTACGCGCTGGAACCCGCGGACGGCGAGGCGACGACCGCGCTCGTGTTCTACCCCGGTGGCCACGTGACCGCCGACGCGTACCTCGAATCGCTGGCGCCGCTGGCCGCTCGAGCGAACGTCGCGGTGTACGTCCCCGAGATGCCGCTCCAGTTCGCAGTGCTCGACCCCGCCGCCGCCGACCAGGTGATCGACGCGCACCCCGACGTCGACCGGTGGCTCGTCGGCGGGCACTCGCTCGGCGGAGCGATGGCCTGCCGGTACGCGAGTGGCCACCCGGAGCGCGTCGACGGCCTGGTGCTGCTGGCCGCCTACTGCGAAGCCGACCGCTCGCCGACCGTCCCGACGCTGAGCGTCACCGGGAGCGCCGACATCGTGCTCGACCGCGACACCTATCGGAGTCGGCTCGCGGTCCTTCCGCCTGACGCGACGGTCGTCGAACTCGACGGCGTGAACCACTCCCAGTTCGGCGCGTACACCGGCCAGCGGGGCGACGCCCCCTCCTCCATCGACTACGCGACCGCACACGACCGCCTCGCCGACGTAGTCGTCCCGTGGGTGGCGGCGCTCGCCGACGGAAACACGACTGCCGACACGACTGCGTCGGCGTTCGCGCACGCCGACGTGGTCCCGACCTCCCACGCGCCGGTCAGGCAACGAGCGGCCACACCACCGCGAACAGGCCGAGCAGCACCGCGGTGA
- a CDS encoding multicopper oxidase domain-containing protein — translation MGAPGSGMSRREFLAATGATSAAAMAGCQAPVAEDTAPATGGGTATAASQESLPTTSPPEVVDVDEQGGTVTMKTQPARHDVHPLDTMGGPIELPRVWAFQADDRDPSVPGPILRTTEGNDITVVLDNTDGKRPHTLHFHGVEKTWENDGVPTTTGITVPAGEKHEYDIPANVPGTHVYHCHYQTPRHLDMGMFGFFRVDPEGYERADKEYFMSVKEWDSDLNRMMAGEDATYSPRQRNPDVFTVNGKSAPRTLHPEDGSPMIVSQGDTVRVHYLNGGYMSHPMHIHNHRFQLVEKDGGTIPEAARHEMDVTNIAPAERHTIEFTADADPGIYLMHCHKVNHVMNGTSYPGGMLSGIVYEEAMDTDIFASLMEYAGYEG, via the coding sequence ATGGGTGCTCCCGGCTCCGGGATGAGTCGGCGCGAGTTCTTGGCTGCGACTGGTGCGACGAGTGCCGCGGCGATGGCGGGCTGTCAGGCCCCCGTCGCCGAGGACACGGCCCCAGCGACCGGTGGTGGGACGGCAACCGCCGCGAGCCAGGAGTCGCTGCCGACGACGTCTCCGCCGGAGGTCGTGGACGTCGACGAACAGGGCGGGACGGTCACGATGAAGACCCAACCGGCACGCCACGACGTCCATCCGCTCGACACGATGGGTGGCCCGATCGAACTCCCGCGCGTGTGGGCGTTCCAGGCGGACGACCGCGACCCGTCGGTCCCCGGACCGATCCTCCGGACGACCGAGGGCAACGACATCACCGTCGTCCTCGACAACACCGACGGCAAGCGGCCCCACACGCTCCACTTCCACGGCGTCGAGAAGACGTGGGAGAACGACGGCGTCCCAACGACCACGGGGATCACCGTGCCCGCGGGCGAGAAACACGAGTACGACATCCCGGCGAACGTGCCCGGGACGCACGTGTACCACTGCCACTACCAGACGCCGCGCCACCTCGACATGGGGATGTTCGGCTTCTTCCGCGTCGACCCGGAGGGGTACGAGCGGGCCGACAAGGAGTACTTCATGTCGGTGAAGGAGTGGGACTCGGACCTCAACCGGATGATGGCCGGGGAAGACGCCACCTACTCGCCACGCCAGCGCAACCCCGACGTGTTCACGGTCAACGGGAAGTCGGCGCCGCGGACGCTCCACCCCGAGGACGGGTCGCCGATGATCGTCTCGCAGGGCGACACCGTGCGCGTCCACTACCTCAACGGCGGCTACATGAGCCACCCGATGCACATCCACAACCACCGCTTCCAACTGGTGGAGAAGGACGGGGGAACCATCCCGGAGGCCGCCCGCCACGAGATGGACGTCACGAATATCGCGCCCGCCGAGCGGCACACGATCGAGTTCACCGCGGACGCCGATCCCGGCATCTACCTGATGCACTGTCACAAGGTGAACCACGTGATGAACGGTACCAGCTACCCGGGTGGGATGCTCTCGGGCATCGTGTACGAGGAGGCGATGGACACCGACATCTTCGCCTCGCTCATGGAGTACGCTGGCTACGAGGGGTGA
- a CDS encoding winged helix-turn-helix domain-containing protein — translation MVRDFRPGSDPGPHLQPVLDALDDEDCRTIIRRLDEPLTAGEVSEECDIPASTAYRKLDLLSEAQLLAEGVEVRQDGHHATRYRTDFEEVIVSLAEDRNLGVSIERPADDAADRLASMWSEVRKGADQ, via the coding sequence ATGGTTCGCGACTTCCGGCCGGGGAGTGACCCGGGGCCGCACCTCCAGCCGGTACTCGACGCCCTCGACGACGAGGACTGTCGAACGATCATCCGTCGACTCGACGAGCCGTTGACCGCCGGGGAGGTGTCCGAAGAGTGTGACATCCCCGCCTCGACGGCCTATCGGAAGCTCGATCTGCTCTCGGAAGCACAGTTGCTCGCGGAGGGTGTGGAGGTCCGACAGGACGGCCACCACGCGACCCGGTATCGGACCGACTTCGAGGAGGTCATCGTCTCGCTGGCCGAGGACCGCAACCTCGGTGTCTCGATCGAACGGCCAGCCGACGACGCCGCCGACCGACTCGCGAGTATGTGGAGCGAAGTTCGCAAGGGGGCCGACCAGTGA
- a CDS encoding SLC13 family permease yields MSELRRVGTVLGALALSVAVAVSTPFATLSPTGHYAVATALFAAVLWVTEALPLPVTALCVPVLLTVFGVSPTLGGALAPFADPVVFLLLAGFVLAAALSNHGIDRRIAYRLVARVGTSPRRLVLALMVATAVLSMLISNTATTAMMIPVALGVARSATGAAPAGSEPASVATDGAGSAVGVDTDPDGRTDEPTNMETAALLGTAYAASIGGVGTIIGTPPNAIVVSQLSARLGYEISFAEWLLIGLPVVAVSLPVAWYLLAVRLYPPEVADVSNAREHARTALQSLGPVTPVGRRVVAIVGATAGLWLLGGFDFLFESLLAPTVYTTLFGGEGPSVFGVGHQGVLYFVVVGLAAIPALFLAGGIDWDDVTGIDWGTLLLLGGGLSLADALATTDAVAWLADTVLGPLVGVPIVVLVFVIVVTTILAGELASNTAMAAVLAPLLIDVGPRYADALGTTGDTAAVLLAVTGAVAASFGFALPVATPPNAIAFGTGHVGREQMLRAGSVLDVALAVVVTAVLLGLFAVVWPLVA; encoded by the coding sequence ATGAGTGAACTGCGGCGTGTGGGAACCGTGCTCGGCGCGTTGGCGCTGTCGGTCGCGGTCGCCGTCTCGACGCCGTTCGCAACGCTGTCGCCGACGGGGCACTACGCGGTCGCGACGGCGCTGTTCGCCGCCGTGTTGTGGGTGACGGAGGCGCTTCCGCTCCCGGTGACGGCGCTGTGCGTGCCCGTCCTCCTGACGGTGTTCGGGGTGTCGCCGACGCTGGGCGGAGCGCTCGCGCCGTTCGCCGACCCGGTCGTGTTCCTGTTGCTGGCGGGCTTCGTGCTCGCGGCTGCACTGTCGAATCACGGTATCGACCGACGGATCGCCTACCGTCTCGTCGCCCGGGTCGGCACCTCGCCGCGGCGGCTGGTGTTGGCACTGATGGTCGCGACCGCCGTCCTGTCGATGCTCATCTCCAACACCGCGACGACCGCGATGATGATCCCAGTCGCGCTCGGTGTTGCTCGAAGCGCGACCGGAGCGGCGCCCGCCGGGAGCGAGCCAGCGTCGGTCGCAACTGACGGCGCCGGGTCCGCGGTCGGCGTCGACACCGACCCAGACGGGCGGACCGACGAGCCGACGAACATGGAGACGGCGGCACTACTGGGCACCGCCTACGCCGCCAGCATCGGTGGCGTCGGCACCATCATCGGGACACCGCCCAACGCCATCGTCGTCTCCCAGTTGTCGGCGCGGCTGGGGTACGAGATCAGCTTCGCGGAGTGGCTCCTTATCGGCCTGCCGGTCGTCGCAGTGAGCCTCCCGGTCGCGTGGTACCTGCTCGCGGTTCGGCTGTACCCCCCGGAGGTCGCTGACGTGTCGAACGCCCGTGAACACGCCCGCACGGCGCTCCAGTCGTTGGGGCCGGTGACGCCCGTGGGGCGACGCGTCGTCGCGATCGTCGGGGCGACCGCTGGGCTGTGGCTCCTCGGTGGGTTCGACTTCCTGTTCGAGTCGCTGCTCGCGCCGACGGTGTACACGACGCTGTTCGGCGGCGAGGGACCGAGCGTCTTCGGCGTGGGCCACCAGGGGGTTCTCTACTTCGTCGTCGTCGGCCTGGCGGCGATCCCGGCGCTGTTCCTCGCGGGCGGCATCGACTGGGACGACGTGACCGGGATCGACTGGGGGACGCTCCTGCTGTTGGGCGGCGGCCTCTCGCTGGCGGACGCGCTCGCGACGACCGACGCCGTCGCGTGGCTGGCCGACACGGTGCTGGGGCCGCTCGTCGGGGTGCCGATCGTCGTCCTCGTGTTCGTCATCGTGGTGACGACGATTCTGGCCGGCGAACTCGCGTCAAACACCGCGATGGCGGCGGTGTTGGCGCCGCTGTTGATCGACGTCGGGCCGCGCTACGCCGACGCGCTGGGAACGACCGGCGACACCGCGGCGGTGCTGTTGGCGGTCACCGGCGCCGTCGCCGCCAGCTTCGGGTTCGCGCTTCCGGTCGCGACGCCGCCGAACGCCATCGCCTTCGGCACCGGCCACGTCGGTCGCGAACAGATGCTGCGGGCGGGGAGCGTGCTCGACGTGGCGCTGGCGGTCGTCGTCACCGCGGTGCTGCTCGGCCTGTTCGCGGTGGTGTGGCCGCTCGTTGCCTGA
- a CDS encoding pyridoxamine 5'-phosphate oxidase family protein, protein MDVTDRVYTAGMTDDEVDERLRTSETGVLALARDDDAYAIPLAYHYDGDAIRFRLSDDGHSRKLAFLETTGEASFVVYGYDGPRDSWSVLVAGSVRELSPDEADVTAAEVDERYAPLRVFDEATEETTLRTYELQIEAVTGRRTAE, encoded by the coding sequence ATGGACGTGACCGACCGCGTGTACACGGCGGGGATGACCGACGACGAGGTCGACGAGCGGCTGAGAACGTCCGAGACGGGCGTGTTGGCCCTCGCACGTGACGACGACGCCTACGCGATCCCGTTGGCGTACCACTACGACGGCGACGCGATCCGGTTCCGGCTCTCGGACGACGGCCACAGCCGCAAACTCGCGTTCCTCGAGACCACCGGCGAAGCGTCGTTCGTCGTGTACGGCTACGACGGGCCGCGCGACTCGTGGAGCGTCCTCGTCGCGGGGTCGGTCCGAGAGCTGTCACCAGACGAGGCCGACGTGACGGCCGCCGAGGTCGACGAGCGGTACGCGCCGCTGCGCGTGTTCGACGAGGCGACCGAGGAGACGACGTTACGGACGTACGAACTCCAGATCGAAGCGGTGACGGGGCGACGGACGGCCGAGTGA
- a CDS encoding Htur_1727 family rSAM-partnered candidate RiPP, with amino-acid sequence MSDTAARTRVDDARADDTPEWEVFLRESPREPLRHAGSVTAPTVEVGHEQASTLFPDAGTLWLCRSDNVARFADRDLGAAYADTDADTGTDDVAASAGGEEA; translated from the coding sequence ATGTCCGACACCGCAGCGCGCACGCGGGTCGACGACGCCCGCGCCGACGACACGCCCGAGTGGGAGGTGTTCCTCCGCGAGTCTCCCCGTGAACCGCTCCGTCACGCCGGCAGCGTCACCGCACCGACGGTCGAGGTGGGCCACGAACAGGCGTCGACACTGTTCCCCGACGCCGGGACGCTGTGGCTGTGTCGCAGCGACAACGTGGCGCGGTTCGCCGACCGCGACCTGGGCGCCGCGTACGCCGACACAGACGCCGACACCGGCACCGACGACGTGGCGGCCTCCGCGGGAGGTGAGGAGGCGTGA
- a CDS encoding TrmB family transcriptional regulator: protein MDEVDVDRLLKRFGLSDKEVDTYLTLLEHGEAKASTVAEAAGVSKRYVYSASEELEARGFVTVNDHVTPTTIRANPPEEVVDRLASDARSMRPALEARFSRTETTEEPFEVVKSRVTVVKRIRRAIAEATEEVTLSFPLDRLDEVADDLRAAVDRGVLVLLLVTGVREGDLDDSLDLSSVATAARVWGQPMPSMLTVDGRTGVVAPAEMVARSNSGKQAIVFSQQQLGPVIVGSFLGNYWPAAVEAAVADPAALPAGYTNFRQAVMQAELHRRANEGVGARVIGRLTGTGEAVEITGEVVEVSQGLVAPANNEFPVQHSLTLAVVDDRVTVGGPGAFVEDVEADRVELTPLDARDDPADRVDA from the coding sequence GTGGACGAGGTGGACGTCGATCGGCTGTTGAAGCGGTTCGGCCTGTCGGACAAGGAGGTCGACACGTACCTCACCCTCCTGGAACACGGCGAGGCGAAGGCCAGCACCGTCGCGGAGGCCGCGGGCGTCTCGAAGCGGTACGTGTACAGCGCCAGCGAGGAGTTGGAGGCGCGGGGGTTCGTCACCGTCAACGACCACGTCACGCCGACGACGATCCGGGCGAACCCACCCGAGGAGGTCGTCGACCGACTCGCTAGCGACGCCCGGTCGATGCGCCCGGCGCTGGAGGCGCGCTTCTCACGGACGGAGACGACGGAGGAGCCGTTCGAGGTCGTCAAGTCCCGCGTGACGGTCGTCAAGCGGATCCGCCGAGCGATCGCCGAGGCGACCGAGGAGGTGACGCTGTCGTTCCCGTTGGACCGCCTCGACGAGGTCGCCGACGACCTGCGCGCGGCAGTCGACCGAGGCGTCCTCGTCTTGCTCCTCGTCACCGGTGTCCGCGAGGGCGACCTCGACGACTCGCTCGACCTGTCGAGTGTCGCGACGGCGGCGCGCGTGTGGGGCCAGCCGATGCCGTCGATGCTCACCGTCGACGGACGAACCGGGGTCGTCGCGCCCGCCGAGATGGTCGCGCGCTCGAACAGCGGGAAGCAGGCGATCGTGTTCAGCCAACAGCAACTCGGCCCCGTCATCGTCGGGTCGTTCCTCGGCAACTACTGGCCCGCGGCCGTCGAGGCCGCCGTCGCCGACCCTGCCGCGCTCCCCGCCGGGTACACGAACTTCCGGCAGGCCGTCATGCAGGCGGAACTTCACCGCCGCGCCAACGAGGGCGTCGGCGCGCGTGTCATCGGTCGGCTGACAGGCACCGGAGAGGCGGTCGAGATAACCGGCGAGGTGGTCGAGGTGAGTCAGGGACTCGTCGCGCCCGCGAACAACGAGTTCCCGGTCCAGCACTCGCTCACGCTCGCCGTCGTCGACGACCGCGTCACCGTCGGCGGTCCCGGGGCGTTCGTCGAGGACGTGGAGGCCGACCGAGTGGAGTTGACACCGCTCGACGCCCGGGACGACCCCGCCGACCGCGTGGATGCCTGA
- a CDS encoding DUF7521 family protein: MSHLTVAIAATKTLTFVFGAVITYLSWTAYQRTNAAELRALALGFGIVTVGSVLGGGIDLVGDIISVLGTQTILYGVLAQSVLTMIGFGVITYSLYRD; this comes from the coding sequence GTGAGCCACCTCACGGTCGCCATCGCCGCGACGAAGACCCTCACGTTCGTCTTCGGTGCGGTGATCACGTACCTCTCGTGGACCGCCTACCAGCGGACGAACGCCGCCGAACTCCGTGCGCTCGCGCTCGGCTTCGGCATCGTCACCGTCGGGTCGGTGCTCGGAGGTGGGATCGACCTCGTCGGCGACATCATCTCCGTGTTGGGCACACAGACGATCCTGTACGGCGTCCTCGCACAGAGCGTGCTCACGATGATCGGGTTCGGCGTCATCACCTACTCGCTGTACCGAGACTGA
- a CDS encoding VIT1/CCC1 transporter family protein, which translates to MIERLLGDERTDAGTYLAEYIYGANDGIVTTFAVVAGVAGAALAPSIVLILGVANLLADGFSMGMSNYLSRRTEIDYREADGRPAHDDGKSPARTALATFLAFVIAGWMPLLPYVFVIEPLFEAAVVVTGVAFFAVGASRSLVTNRTWYLAGGEMFAIGMTAAAVAYTVGVLLGGLA; encoded by the coding sequence ATGATCGAGCGACTCCTCGGCGACGAGCGGACGGACGCGGGGACGTACCTCGCAGAGTACATCTACGGCGCAAACGACGGCATCGTGACGACGTTCGCGGTCGTCGCCGGCGTCGCCGGGGCGGCGCTTGCGCCGTCGATCGTGTTGATCCTCGGGGTCGCGAACCTGCTCGCCGACGGGTTCTCGATGGGGATGAGCAACTACCTGAGCAGGCGCACCGAGATCGACTACCGCGAGGCCGACGGGCGCCCGGCCCACGACGACGGCAAGTCCCCGGCCAGGACCGCGCTGGCGACGTTCCTCGCGTTCGTGATAGCGGGGTGGATGCCGCTGCTCCCGTACGTGTTCGTCATCGAACCGCTGTTCGAGGCGGCGGTCGTCGTCACCGGCGTCGCGTTCTTCGCCGTCGGGGCGAGCAGGAGCCTCGTCACGAACCGCACGTGGTACCTCGCCGGCGGTGAGATGTTCGCCATCGGCATGACTGCCGCTGCCGTCGCCTACACGGTCGGCGTCCTCCTCGGTGGACTCGCGTGA
- a CDS encoding ester cyclase yields the protein MATAEAKRIARRYPEEVATERNLDLIDELLTEDYVEHGPFGRESHGRAEDRAGMDEILTAFPDFEATVEDVIAEGDMVAMRVTLRGTHEGEFMGIEPTGRSFEVQNMLFTRIEDGKIAERWVQPDTLGMFQQLGVVESPTA from the coding sequence ATGGCTACAGCGGAGGCAAAGCGGATCGCGCGTCGATACCCGGAGGAGGTCGCGACCGAGCGGAACCTCGACCTCATCGACGAACTACTCACCGAGGACTACGTCGAACACGGTCCGTTCGGCCGCGAGTCACACGGTCGAGCCGAAGACAGAGCGGGCATGGACGAGATCCTCACCGCGTTCCCCGACTTCGAGGCCACCGTCGAGGACGTGATCGCCGAGGGCGACATGGTCGCGATGCGCGTGACACTCAGAGGGACTCACGAGGGTGAGTTCATGGGGATCGAACCGACCGGCCGGTCGTTCGAAGTGCAGAATATGCTGTTCACCCGGATCGAAGACGGGAAGATCGCCGAGCGGTGGGTCCAACCCGACACGCTCGGGATGTTCCAACAACTGGGAGTCGTCGAGTCGCCCACCGCCTGA
- a CDS encoding halocyanin domain-containing protein, producing MMSDLEPSRRAVLRVSGLAAVAGVTGLAGCSSGSDQSSGGGDTATEEPTPTAAETTASGGGSDGGSGSASFDGWFDNVDNYDGVVDETGSGSVTVEVGTEANGGNYGFGPAAVRVSAGTTVTWEWTGEGASHNVVDEGGAFESELVGEGGHTFEHTFEESGTYRYACTPHKAMGMKGVVVVE from the coding sequence GTGATGTCTGATCTCGAGCCGTCCCGGAGGGCAGTGCTTCGTGTGAGTGGACTGGCCGCGGTCGCCGGCGTCACCGGACTCGCCGGCTGTTCGTCCGGCTCAGACCAGTCGAGCGGCGGCGGCGACACCGCCACCGAGGAGCCGACGCCGACCGCTGCGGAGACCACCGCAAGCGGCGGCGGTTCCGACGGGGGGAGCGGGTCGGCGTCGTTCGACGGCTGGTTCGACAACGTCGACAACTACGACGGCGTCGTCGACGAGACCGGCAGTGGGTCGGTCACCGTCGAGGTCGGGACGGAGGCCAACGGCGGCAACTACGGCTTCGGCCCCGCCGCCGTACGGGTGTCGGCGGGGACGACCGTGACGTGGGAGTGGACCGGCGAAGGCGCCAGCCACAACGTCGTCGACGAGGGCGGTGCCTTCGAGTCCGAACTCGTCGGCGAAGGCGGCCACACCTTCGAACACACCTTCGAGGAGTCGGGGACGTACAGGTACGCCTGCACGCCGCACAAGGCGATGGGCATGAAGGGCGTCGTCGTGGTGGAGTGA
- a CDS encoding PAS domain-containing sensor histidine kinase produces the protein MAEPSAHELLLDNTCDKVAVVDADGTFEYVNAAARRILGYDPDDLVGESVFDYIHPDDADRIEESFLATVQSDTTVATTETYRHRTADGSWVWFESRLSTLGAKELDGFVVSSRNVSDRVAAERRAARLDSIAAVSDDALWLFTADWSSLLYVNDAVEDIYGIAPDALFDDPIAFLKAVHPDDTERVVTAMDRLWAGDPVDIEYRVNPTEEFDRWVWVKATPVIDDGEVVCIAGFSRDVTDRHRREHHLIVVDNLLRHNVRNSLNVVLGATERIETIAPEAADAVETIRRAAEGLLESAEKERRIIETLTTPGACLPVRLGTQLSRAVDDVEGAHPAATVETDVRLPSGFGAAPSLVGTAVSELLENAIVHAEGDDPTVELRVRRYGDELRIEVRDEAPPLPSAEADVLRGQAHAHDPVYHNGGLGLWLVYWCVELSGGSLAIEQSVDGGNQITMHLPSGATSGADAHDGGTTAGTQGSHSR, from the coding sequence ATGGCAGAGCCGTCCGCACACGAATTACTCCTCGACAACACCTGTGACAAGGTCGCTGTCGTGGACGCGGACGGGACGTTCGAGTACGTGAACGCCGCAGCGCGTCGGATCCTCGGGTACGACCCCGACGACCTGGTCGGCGAATCGGTGTTCGACTACATCCACCCCGACGACGCCGACCGCATCGAGGAGTCGTTCCTCGCGACCGTCCAGTCTGACACCACGGTTGCGACGACCGAGACGTACCGACACCGGACGGCCGACGGCTCATGGGTGTGGTTCGAGAGTCGGTTATCCACGCTCGGCGCCAAGGAACTCGACGGGTTCGTCGTCAGTTCCCGGAACGTGTCCGACCGGGTGGCCGCCGAACGCCGCGCGGCGCGACTCGACTCCATCGCCGCCGTCTCCGACGACGCGCTGTGGCTGTTTACCGCCGACTGGTCGTCGCTGCTGTACGTCAACGACGCCGTCGAGGACATCTACGGCATCGCTCCCGATGCGCTGTTCGACGATCCCATCGCGTTCCTCAAGGCGGTCCACCCGGACGATACCGAGCGAGTGGTGACCGCGATGGATCGCCTGTGGGCGGGTGATCCGGTCGACATCGAGTACCGCGTGAACCCGACCGAAGAGTTCGACCGGTGGGTGTGGGTGAAGGCGACGCCGGTGATCGACGACGGGGAGGTGGTTTGCATCGCCGGGTTTAGCCGGGATGTCACCGACCGCCACCGACGCGAGCACCACCTCATCGTCGTCGACAACCTGCTGCGCCACAACGTGCGGAACTCGCTGAACGTCGTCCTCGGCGCGACCGAACGGATCGAGACCATCGCGCCGGAGGCCGCAGACGCGGTCGAGACCATCCGCAGGGCCGCGGAGGGCCTCTTGGAGAGCGCGGAGAAGGAGCGACGCATCATCGAGACCCTGACCACGCCGGGGGCGTGTCTCCCCGTCCGTCTCGGGACGCAACTGTCGCGGGCGGTCGACGACGTTGAGGGCGCACACCCGGCGGCGACCGTCGAGACCGACGTCCGCCTCCCGAGTGGGTTCGGGGCAGCCCCGTCGCTGGTCGGAACGGCGGTCTCAGAACTCCTCGAAAACGCCATCGTCCACGCCGAAGGCGACGACCCGACGGTAGAACTGCGGGTACGGCGCTACGGCGACGAGCTTCGCATCGAGGTTCGCGACGAGGCGCCGCCGCTCCCGTCGGCCGAGGCGGACGTGCTCCGCGGCCAAGCCCACGCACACGACCCTGTCTACCACAACGGCGGTCTCGGACTGTGGCTGGTCTACTGGTGTGTCGAACTGTCTGGCGGGTCGCTCGCCATCGAACAGTCCGTGGATGGAGGCAACCAGATCACGATGCACCTGCCCTCCGGGGCCACCTCCGGTGCCGACGCTCACGACGGCGGGACCACCGCCGGCACCCAGGGCTCACACTCGCGGTGA